The Corallococcus caeni genomic sequence ATCCGGTCGGGGTGCGCGGCATCCCGGAGATCGCGGTGCGCAAGCTCATCCGCATGGGGAGCTTCACGCGCGCGTGGGTGGACTCGCTCTACGTGGGGACGCCCGCGTGCGTGCTGGCGCTGGCGGGCCTGATGGCTTCGTGGCGGCGGCGGCGCACCTGGGTGTTCGTGGGCGCGTGGCTGTTGCTGCTGGCGCTGGTGCTGGGGTCGGCCCTGCCCGTGTACGGCTGGGTGTACCGGCTGCTGCCGCTGTGGCGGCCCTTCCGCTACCCGGAGAAACTGGGGTCCTTCCTGGTGCTGGGGCTCGCGGTGGGCGCGGGCCTGGGCTGGCGACGGTGTCTGGGGCCGGGCGGCGCTCCGCGCGCGGTCATCGTCGCGGGCATCGGCGTGGCGGCCCTCTGCGCGGCGGTCGCGTTGGGCGAGGCGGTGGGCGGGCTGTGGACTCGGGGCTGGGTGTTGCCGCACTGGCCGGATGCTCCCTCCGCAGCCATTGAGGGCCTGTCGAACAACGTGGTTCGCATGGGGGGAACGGCGGCGGGGCTCGCGCTGGTGTGCGCGGTCCTGGCGTGGCGGCCCCGGCTGGGCGTGGGGCTGGTGGCGCTTCAGGGCGCGGCGCTCTTCCTGGAGAACGGGCCGCTCTACCAGGTGTCCCCGGCGGAGATATTGGAGACGCCGCCTCCGTTCGCGGAGCGGATCCGCGCGTCCGCGCCGGCGGAGGAGCCGGTGCGGGTGAACACGGTGGTGAAGGGCTACGGGGCGCCGCCCCTGCCCGGCTACGAGTTCAAGGATCGGCTGAGCCTGGGGCAGGTGGCGGTGCTGGCGCCGGACACGTCGGTGTTCTGGGACATCGAGAGCGCGGGCAGCTACCTGCCGGGGCGGAGCACGCGCCTGCTGCGGCTGATGGGCGACGCACGACGTTGGTCCTTCGAGCTGGCCCCGCGCCTGTCCACGCCCTTCACGGTGACCCACACGCGGGACCTGGGAGCGGGCCTGCCTCCGGGAGCGCGCGTGCTGGCGCAGGAGCCGCTCTTCGAGACAACGCTGCTGGCGCATCCGCAAGCGCCCGCGCGGATCCACCTGGCCCGGCCGGAGTGCGTGGCCACGTTCGATGAGGCGCTGGCGCGGATGACGGAGCCCGAGCCGCCCGCGTCAGGCACCGTCCTCGTGGAGTGCCCGGCGCCGTTGCCGGTAGAGGCCGCGTCCGGCACCGGAGGCGTGCGCGTCTCGCGCGAATCGCCGGAGCACTTCACGGTGGACCTGGAGGCGGCGGCGCCCTCGGTGCTGGTGATCAACGATGCTTACCTGCCCGGCTGGACCGCGACGCTGGATGGCGAGCCCGCGCCCATCCTCGCCGCCAACGTGGCGGTGCGCGCGGTGGCGGTGCCGGCGGGGATCCACACGGTGGTGATGCGCTACCGCACGCCGGGGCTGGTCCCCGGGCTGTGGCTGGGCGCGCTCACGCTGGTCGCGCTGGTCGCCGCGATGGTCGTGTCGCGGCGCCGTCCCCGGAGCTGAGCGCCCGTCCTTCGGACACGAAGGCCGTCCCCAGGGCTGAGAAGGTGAGAACCGCGTAGGGCTCCCGTCGGCGGCGGACCGCACGAACTGGTCCGACAGTCGGACCAGTTGGACCACGCCGGGCCGGAGGGCTCCCCGTGGGCGGCGGACCGCATGAACTGGTCCGACAGTCGGACCAGTTGGGCCACGCCGGGCGGGAGGGGAGGGGGCTCAGCGGGGCGCGGGCGTCGCGGTGCTGGTGGTGTCGAACGCGGGCGGCGAGGCGCTCAGGGCTCCCACGGAGTAGGTGCCGTCGTAGCCGTCCGGATCATCCGCCTTCTTCTGGAGGCGGATTCCCGGGGCCTGCGCCTCGCCCTGGCCTCGCAGGGGCTGCTGGCCACAGGTGTCCGCCGTCATGCCTCGGCAGACCCATGCGGAGCCTCCGGCGTTCACCACGTCGAGCGACACCAGACCGGGCTCCG encodes the following:
- a CDS encoding YfhO family protein produces the protein MDTNPGAPIPEADSRRVDEVRPGWRWIVGGLSLVLPALFFFRATFTRDIFLAGDTLRAFYPMRAYWASRVSRGEFPDWFPYDGFGQSFPAIFISGVFHPTTLLHLVLPLGGAVKLTVLLCFPVALLGTVALLREWGVPRAGALFGALTFTFSGYLVCITNNPTYLLPASTVPAALWGVLRFVRRPTAARLTVGGGLLALVAFGGDAQAFAVTQALGVLVALTEPVTAPGTWGRRVGACLLLVATGGLLAAPQLLPAAALVATGEPGARSLAEAQNFSLHPLRVGELVLGPFLTDPVGVRGIPEIAVRKLIRMGSFTRAWVDSLYVGTPACVLALAGLMASWRRRRTWVFVGAWLLLLALVLGSALPVYGWVYRLLPLWRPFRYPEKLGSFLVLGLAVGAGLGWRRCLGPGGAPRAVIVAGIGVAALCAAVALGEAVGGLWTRGWVLPHWPDAPSAAIEGLSNNVVRMGGTAAGLALVCAVLAWRPRLGVGLVALQGAALFLENGPLYQVSPAEILETPPPFAERIRASAPAEEPVRVNTVVKGYGAPPLPGYEFKDRLSLGQVAVLAPDTSVFWDIESAGSYLPGRSTRLLRLMGDARRWSFELAPRLSTPFTVTHTRDLGAGLPPGARVLAQEPLFETTLLAHPQAPARIHLARPECVATFDEALARMTEPEPPASGTVLVECPAPLPVEAASGTGGVRVSRESPEHFTVDLEAAAPSVLVINDAYLPGWTATLDGEPAPILAANVAVRAVAVPAGIHTVVMRYRTPGLVPGLWLGALTLVALVAAMVVSRRRPRS